One window from the genome of Cyclobacterium amurskyense encodes:
- a CDS encoding mandelate racemase/muconate lactonizing enzyme family protein, which yields MKPIDNPKFSNLFNLPNSFKKEEPQKTIEPQETGIPDRRSFLQKAALGGLGLGAFMSLPIEDTLAHSMQNVNRNSNPSDLRITDLRIAEVAGAPMRCPIIRIDTNQGIYGLGEVRDGASARYALVLKSRILGENPCQVERLFKKIKLFGNHARQAGGVCGIEMALWDLAGKAYNVPIYQMLGGKYRDSIRLYSDTTKSNDPEVFADRLKARKDKGYTFLKMDFGVEMVKDNEGSVVNTRAFEKGKSWDSEYGSYGRTGHPFTGVQITDKGIAEMVEFVAAVRNKVGYDIPLAADHFGHFDYKECIRLGEALEPYRLAWLEDMVPWFYTEKWKQITNAIKTPTLTGEDIFLKEEFIKLIEARAIDMIQPDLASSGGILETKKIGDYAEEQGIPMAMHFAGTPVSFMANIHCAAATENFIALEHHSVDIPWWEDMVKNIPKPLVIDGFAKVPEGPGLGIELNEEVIKQHLQEGTEYFAPTDDWNTDRSNDRWWS from the coding sequence ATGAAACCAATAGATAACCCAAAATTTAGTAACCTTTTCAATTTACCTAACTCATTCAAAAAGGAGGAACCTCAAAAAACGATAGAGCCTCAAGAGACAGGAATTCCTGATCGAAGATCCTTCCTTCAGAAAGCGGCTCTAGGAGGATTGGGACTTGGTGCATTCATGTCCTTGCCAATTGAGGATACGCTTGCTCATTCCATGCAAAATGTCAATCGAAATTCTAATCCCTCAGATTTGAGAATTACGGATTTGAGAATTGCAGAAGTGGCAGGCGCACCTATGCGTTGTCCAATTATCCGAATCGATACCAACCAAGGGATTTATGGTTTGGGGGAAGTTAGAGATGGGGCGAGTGCAAGATATGCTCTAGTTTTGAAAAGTAGAATTCTTGGTGAGAATCCATGTCAAGTAGAGCGATTATTTAAGAAAATTAAACTTTTTGGAAACCATGCCAGACAAGCTGGTGGTGTTTGTGGTATTGAAATGGCTTTATGGGATTTGGCAGGTAAAGCCTATAATGTACCAATTTATCAAATGTTGGGAGGTAAATACCGAGATTCAATTCGTCTTTATTCAGATACCACCAAGTCCAATGATCCTGAAGTATTTGCCGATAGGTTAAAAGCCCGAAAAGACAAAGGCTATACCTTTCTTAAAATGGATTTTGGTGTGGAGATGGTAAAAGACAATGAGGGATCTGTTGTCAATACCAGAGCCTTTGAAAAAGGCAAATCATGGGATTCAGAATATGGTAGCTATGGTAGAACAGGACACCCATTTACAGGAGTCCAAATAACAGATAAAGGGATTGCAGAAATGGTTGAATTTGTTGCTGCAGTAAGAAATAAAGTTGGTTATGATATCCCCTTAGCGGCGGATCATTTTGGTCATTTTGATTATAAAGAATGTATCCGCTTAGGAGAAGCCTTAGAGCCATATCGGTTGGCTTGGCTAGAAGACATGGTTCCTTGGTTTTATACAGAAAAATGGAAGCAAATAACAAATGCCATTAAAACGCCCACCTTAACAGGTGAAGATATATTTCTCAAAGAGGAGTTTATCAAGTTGATTGAAGCTCGTGCTATCGATATGATACAACCTGATTTGGCATCCTCAGGAGGCATTTTAGAAACAAAGAAGATTGGAGATTACGCGGAAGAACAGGGCATACCTATGGCCATGCATTTTGCTGGAACCCCAGTTTCTTTTATGGCAAATATTCATTGTGCGGCTGCTACGGAGAATTTTATAGCACTGGAACATCATTCTGTAGATATTCCCTGGTGGGAAGACATGGTGAAAAATATCCCCAAACCATTGGTAATTGATGGGTTTGCCAAAGTACCGGAAGGTCCGGGCTTAGGAATTGAATTGAATGAAGAGGTGATTAAGCAACACTTACAAGAAGGTACTGAGTACTTTGCGCCTACTGATGATTGGAATACTGATCGATCAAATGACAGGTGGTGGAGTTAA
- a CDS encoding enolase C-terminal domain-like protein codes for MNKNTAGRGPIIKEMIITPIAIKDPPLLNAAGLHAPYALRTIVELVTEDGIVGISEIPGNDAINSSLAEAAKIIIGRDVYQFGKLQQALNAHFGTDTSKDRGDAPWDQRKLVHVFSALEVACLDIIGKVVNRPIVDLLGGKMRDAVPFAAYLFFKYEGAGGELGFGKAPNASGWDAARQEAAIDPKGIVAQAKAMCKNYGFQSIKLKGGAFEPELEVDAMFALHKEFGEDMPLRFDPNAIWKPETALKYGKKMVPILEYLEDPVRGQEEMAKLRKLIKTPLATNMCTTSFDEIPSSIRLGAEDIILSDHHFWGGLKASMELAKLCSTFDRKLSMHSNSHLGISLAAMVHLGAALPEVPYALDTHYPWQSEEVILGGSISFENGAVEVPKGPGLGVELDREALKVLHQQYLDCGLSKRDDQIEMRKVQPGWTFQKVRW; via the coding sequence ATGAATAAAAATACAGCAGGTAGGGGACCGATCATTAAGGAAATGATCATAACCCCTATCGCGATTAAGGATCCACCGCTATTGAACGCGGCAGGATTACATGCACCCTATGCATTGAGAACCATAGTAGAGTTAGTGACAGAGGATGGAATTGTTGGAATTAGCGAAATACCAGGAAACGACGCCATTAATAGTTCTCTGGCTGAGGCTGCCAAAATTATTATTGGTAGAGATGTCTACCAATTTGGCAAACTACAGCAGGCATTGAATGCTCATTTTGGCACCGACACTAGCAAAGACAGGGGAGATGCCCCATGGGATCAAAGAAAACTTGTACATGTTTTTTCAGCCCTTGAAGTGGCCTGCCTTGACATTATAGGAAAGGTGGTTAACAGACCAATAGTGGATCTTTTGGGAGGGAAAATGCGGGATGCCGTCCCTTTTGCCGCTTACCTGTTTTTCAAATACGAAGGTGCTGGAGGAGAGCTCGGTTTTGGAAAAGCACCAAACGCGAGCGGATGGGATGCTGCAAGACAAGAAGCAGCTATAGATCCTAAAGGAATCGTTGCTCAGGCAAAGGCCATGTGTAAAAACTACGGCTTCCAATCCATAAAACTAAAAGGTGGGGCTTTTGAGCCTGAACTTGAGGTGGATGCCATGTTTGCTTTGCACAAAGAATTTGGTGAAGACATGCCATTAAGGTTTGATCCCAATGCCATTTGGAAGCCGGAAACCGCCTTGAAATATGGTAAAAAAATGGTGCCAATCTTGGAATATTTAGAAGATCCTGTTCGTGGACAGGAGGAAATGGCCAAGTTAAGGAAATTAATAAAAACACCTTTGGCGACCAATATGTGTACCACCTCCTTCGATGAAATTCCATCAAGTATTCGATTGGGTGCGGAAGATATTATTCTTAGTGATCATCATTTTTGGGGAGGTTTAAAAGCTTCTATGGAATTGGCAAAACTCTGTAGCACTTTTGATAGAAAACTGTCCATGCATTCCAATAGTCATCTAGGCATTTCATTGGCTGCTATGGTTCACTTAGGTGCTGCATTGCCTGAAGTTCCCTATGCGCTAGATACGCATTATCCTTGGCAGTCTGAAGAAGTGATACTTGGAGGAAGTATATCATTTGAAAATGGGGCTGTAGAGGTACCTAAAGGCCCGGGTTTAGGGGTAGAGTTAGATCGGGAAGCCTTGAAAGTACTTCATCAGCAATACCTTGATTGCGGTTTGTCTAAAAGAGACGATCAGATAGAAATGAGAAAAGTGCAGCCAGGTTGGACTTTTCAAAAAGTAAGATGGTAA
- a CDS encoding 2-hydroxy-3-oxopropionate reductase yields MKKVGFIGLGIMGKPMAINLINAGYEINILNSSKAAADLTPKGATAYHSCKEVAENSEIIITMLPDSPEVNEVVFSDKGVLAGVKSGSIFVDMSTIAPSTAREVAEAMLLKGVDALDAPVSGGQVGAESGNLSIMVGGKQSAFDAVKPLFEVMGKSAVLIGDAGAGQLTKACNQMIVGMTIQAVAESFTLAKKAGVNLEKMREALLGGFAQSRILDLHGQRIIDRNFEPGFKIKLHRKDMNIALMAGKEFKVPLYGSALVASHMDAVLAAGWDEKDHSALALLMEKLSNVD; encoded by the coding sequence ATGAAGAAAGTAGGATTTATAGGATTGGGAATTATGGGTAAACCCATGGCTATCAACTTAATCAATGCTGGCTACGAAATTAATATTTTAAATAGTAGCAAAGCCGCTGCTGACTTGACGCCTAAAGGAGCAACTGCCTATCACTCTTGTAAAGAAGTAGCGGAAAATTCAGAAATCATTATTACCATGCTTCCGGATTCTCCAGAAGTAAATGAGGTGGTTTTTAGTGATAAGGGTGTTTTAGCAGGAGTCAAATCAGGGAGTATTTTCGTAGATATGTCAACCATTGCACCATCCACAGCTAGGGAGGTTGCAGAAGCCATGCTTTTGAAAGGTGTGGATGCATTGGATGCTCCTGTATCAGGAGGTCAGGTAGGAGCGGAGTCCGGAAACCTTTCGATTATGGTTGGAGGGAAGCAATCTGCTTTCGATGCAGTAAAGCCATTGTTTGAAGTGATGGGTAAAAGTGCAGTTCTCATTGGAGATGCCGGCGCTGGACAATTAACCAAAGCCTGTAACCAAATGATTGTGGGAATGACCATACAGGCGGTTGCTGAATCTTTTACATTGGCTAAAAAGGCTGGTGTTAACCTTGAAAAAATGCGTGAAGCTCTTTTAGGAGGTTTCGCCCAAAGTAGAATACTTGATTTACATGGTCAAAGGATAATTGACCGGAATTTTGAACCAGGATTTAAAATAAAATTGCACCGTAAAGACATGAACATAGCCTTAATGGCGGGTAAAGAATTTAAGGTGCCTCTTTATGGCTCTGCCTTGGTAGCCAGTCATATGGATGCCGTATTGGCTGCTGGATGGGATGAGAAAGACCATAGCGCCTTGGCATTGTTAATGGAAAAATTATCCAATGTAGACTAA
- a CDS encoding RraA family protein, with protein MQKWIRRKALFALSFFLIVIIHSEGQQISKEEMLFLTPQWKGERFEDGRPKVSDSLLERMKMVTHEEAWAVLKNEGYKYQYAEHWETIHPDSVLVGRALTATFMPGRPDIHDAIDKRGKAEGKRGQNSWPVDLLVPGDVYVADQFGLHVGGPTIGDNVGNAIYAKSGNGIVYDGAIRDINGLKAIAGFASYFSSYHPSHHNQSGDLNTMLIGINKPTKIRQVTVMAGDVVLGRDGAVTFIPPHLAEKVVVTSEVVRLRDMFGHSRIREGIYTAGQIDTRWSPEIEKDFSKWLNDHIDDLPIPEEQIREILKERTW; from the coding sequence ATGCAAAAATGGATAAGAAGAAAAGCATTGTTTGCACTATCATTTTTCTTAATTGTAATAATTCATAGTGAAGGACAACAGATAAGTAAAGAAGAAATGCTTTTCCTCACCCCTCAATGGAAAGGTGAACGTTTTGAAGATGGTCGCCCTAAGGTTTCTGATTCACTATTGGAAAGGATGAAGATGGTAACCCACGAAGAAGCCTGGGCTGTTTTAAAGAATGAAGGCTACAAATACCAATATGCCGAACACTGGGAAACTATTCATCCGGATAGTGTCCTGGTGGGTAGGGCACTTACAGCTACTTTTATGCCAGGAAGGCCAGATATCCATGATGCCATTGACAAAAGAGGCAAGGCTGAAGGAAAACGTGGTCAAAACAGTTGGCCCGTAGACCTTTTGGTACCTGGAGATGTTTATGTAGCTGACCAATTTGGTTTGCATGTTGGAGGTCCTACCATAGGAGATAATGTAGGGAATGCCATCTATGCAAAATCCGGAAATGGTATCGTCTATGATGGAGCCATTAGAGATATCAACGGCTTGAAAGCCATAGCTGGATTTGCATCTTATTTTAGTAGTTACCACCCTTCCCATCACAACCAATCAGGGGATCTAAATACCATGTTAATTGGAATCAATAAACCTACCAAAATCAGACAAGTAACAGTAATGGCAGGAGACGTGGTATTGGGTAGAGATGGGGCCGTTACTTTTATTCCTCCTCATTTGGCGGAAAAAGTTGTTGTGACTTCTGAAGTAGTACGTCTTCGAGACATGTTTGGCCACAGTAGAATTAGAGAGGGAATATATACTGCAGGACAAATTGATACGCGTTGGTCTCCGGAAATAGAAAAGGATTTTTCTAAATGGCTCAATGATCATATTGATGACTTACCAATTCCAGAAGAACAGATTCGTGAAATATTAAAAGAAAGGACCTGGTAA
- a CDS encoding mannonate dehydratase: MKNFLKTLQRRKFMKLFASGTAGALTTATVAIGADRSASRPSSIKAQAAKKVLMKVGCQSGGTSEENLAFKARHGVYNMDGGMPKFVPGKGWDLEDSLRKREACEKFGISLDAYHLPLTSAGIDRVVVPNIMLGKSPERDKEIEMIQQMIQVSAKTGVKLLNYNTTILPVLRTGRTIDPMRGNASYSTWNYEEALKREQPLTVAGDVDADEIFERIAYLLDRIVPVAEEYKVQLGNHIADPPVPDKYKGIMRWNSPEVFEGMKRFAKLSDSPYHGFNFCIGSIAEGLRDPKNDIFPIIEYFGKRKQIFNVHLRNIKGNYNNFQEVFPDNGEMNFFHVMRALRDVEFDGMVMPDHVPTHEAEGASSQAFSFAYGHIIGILQALKDEA, translated from the coding sequence ATGAAAAACTTCCTTAAAACCCTTCAAAGAAGGAAATTTATGAAACTTTTTGCTTCTGGTACAGCAGGAGCATTGACTACGGCTACAGTAGCCATTGGTGCGGATAGATCAGCCTCCAGACCTTCTTCTATAAAAGCCCAAGCAGCAAAAAAAGTATTGATGAAAGTAGGCTGTCAATCGGGAGGTACTTCCGAAGAAAACCTTGCTTTTAAAGCCAGGCATGGTGTTTATAACATGGACGGTGGAATGCCTAAATTCGTTCCAGGTAAAGGTTGGGACCTGGAAGACTCCTTAAGGAAAAGAGAAGCATGTGAAAAATTCGGAATTAGTTTGGATGCTTATCATCTGCCTTTGACTTCCGCCGGGATCGATCGTGTGGTAGTACCCAATATCATGCTGGGAAAAAGTCCTGAAAGAGATAAGGAAATAGAAATGATCCAACAAATGATTCAGGTTTCTGCAAAAACAGGTGTGAAATTGTTGAATTACAATACCACTATTTTACCTGTGCTGCGAACGGGTAGAACCATTGACCCAATGAGAGGTAATGCTTCCTACAGTACCTGGAATTATGAAGAAGCCCTAAAGCGGGAGCAGCCGCTTACCGTTGCAGGAGATGTAGATGCTGATGAAATCTTTGAAAGAATTGCCTATTTATTGGATAGAATTGTTCCAGTGGCTGAGGAATACAAAGTGCAATTGGGAAATCACATTGCTGATCCACCGGTTCCAGATAAATATAAAGGGATAATGAGATGGAATAGCCCTGAAGTTTTTGAAGGTATGAAGAGGTTTGCTAAATTGTCAGATAGTCCCTATCATGGTTTTAATTTTTGCATAGGGTCTATAGCTGAAGGGCTAAGGGATCCGAAAAATGATATCTTTCCAATCATAGAATATTTTGGAAAGAGAAAACAGATATTCAATGTTCACCTCAGAAATATTAAAGGCAATTACAACAATTTTCAAGAGGTATTTCCCGACAATGGTGAAATGAATTTCTTCCATGTAATGCGGGCCTTAAGAGATGTGGAATTTGATGGCATGGTAATGCCAGATCACGTGCCTACACATGAGGCAGAAGGAGCTAGTTCCCAAGCATTTTCATTTGCTTATGGACACATTATAGGTATACTCCAAGCATTAAAAGATGAGGCCTGA
- a CDS encoding GntP family permease, producing the protein MLQDPLIILVIGMVIVVGGIIGGKLNPFIALILAALVVAWLTPATAIVEFALSKGQSETAANALANTSIGERIAAAFGSTVGKIGILIAMAAIIGKAMLMSGAAERIVRSILGLTGEKNAPLAFLSGSFFLGIPVFFDTVFYLMIPLAKAMAMRLKQSYLLLVLCITAGAAMANSLVPPTPGPLFLIAEMNIPIGMMMVGGFLVGTVTIIAGYFFAVWVNKRNPIPLRESLDAPLSEIEALANKDASQLPSLSISLSPILVPLLLITGSATINTFMDVNEAGSENILLVLLKFFGEKNMALIMGAMAALLTLFLQRNKSNDGMKGAVQSALTSGGVIILITAAGGAFGAMLQQTGISLRIADLTSGYQMALIPLAFFITALVRTAQGSATVAMITASGILSGMSTTGLDFHHLYLGLAIACGSKLVPWMNDSGFWIVCKMSNLTEKEALRTFSPLLTIMGIVGLITIMIAAKIFPLI; encoded by the coding sequence ATGTTACAGGATCCTTTAATTATTTTAGTGATTGGCATGGTCATCGTTGTAGGTGGCATAATTGGTGGGAAATTAAATCCTTTTATTGCATTAATATTGGCAGCCTTAGTAGTAGCTTGGTTGACCCCTGCTACAGCAATTGTAGAATTTGCTTTAAGCAAAGGTCAATCTGAAACGGCAGCTAATGCCTTGGCAAATACTTCTATTGGAGAGCGCATTGCTGCTGCTTTTGGAAGTACTGTTGGTAAAATTGGTATTCTGATAGCTATGGCGGCAATTATAGGCAAGGCCATGCTAATGAGTGGGGCGGCGGAAAGAATTGTTAGGTCAATTCTGGGGCTAACTGGTGAGAAAAATGCACCTTTGGCCTTTTTAAGTGGAAGTTTCTTTCTTGGAATCCCCGTATTCTTTGACACTGTCTTTTATCTGATGATCCCTTTGGCGAAAGCCATGGCCATGCGATTGAAGCAGAGTTATTTATTGTTGGTCTTGTGCATTACGGCAGGGGCAGCAATGGCAAATTCTCTTGTACCACCTACTCCTGGCCCCTTGTTTCTAATTGCAGAAATGAATATACCTATAGGAATGATGATGGTTGGAGGCTTTCTAGTGGGAACAGTTACCATTATAGCGGGATATTTCTTTGCAGTATGGGTTAACAAGCGGAATCCTATTCCATTAAGGGAATCCCTAGATGCTCCCCTAAGTGAAATTGAAGCTTTGGCTAATAAAGATGCTTCGCAGTTACCTTCACTTTCCATTTCCTTGTCTCCGATCCTTGTACCCCTATTGCTAATTACAGGAAGTGCTACCATAAACACTTTCATGGATGTTAATGAAGCAGGTAGCGAAAATATTCTCTTGGTTTTACTTAAGTTTTTTGGCGAGAAAAATATGGCCTTGATTATGGGGGCTATGGCTGCATTGCTGACTTTATTTCTCCAAAGAAATAAATCCAATGATGGAATGAAAGGAGCTGTCCAATCCGCCTTAACCAGTGGTGGAGTAATTATACTAATAACGGCTGCAGGTGGAGCTTTTGGTGCCATGTTACAGCAAACTGGTATTAGTTTACGCATTGCAGACCTAACTTCAGGTTACCAAATGGCCTTGATTCCATTGGCATTCTTTATAACAGCACTTGTAAGAACAGCTCAAGGATCGGCCACTGTTGCCATGATCACTGCTTCGGGAATCCTGTCAGGTATGTCTACCACAGGCTTGGATTTTCATCATTTGTACCTTGGTCTAGCTATTGCTTGTGGTTCCAAGCTCGTTCCATGGATGAATGACAGTGGATTTTGGATTGTATGTAAAATGAGTAATCTTACGGAAAAAGAAGCCTTGAGAACCTTTTCCCCATTGCTTACCATCATGGGCATTGTAGGCTTAATAACCATAATGATTGCAGCTAAAATTTTCCCTTTAATTTAA
- a CDS encoding mandelate racemase/muconate lactonizing enzyme family protein — MTKSLHRRSFLSKAALAGLTGSAFFSNYGTVLSAAVEKMPRHSNPSTLKITDVKCGFVRGALYVKVYTNQDIFGCGEAVDAIHGTYHLVKRLGGQIKGENPLNPNRLAEQLRKGAFFGGAQSGVFVAVLTAIETALWDITGKVFGVPVYQLLGGKFRDKIRVYCDTALYTSRNPSPQDYAQAARGAVDRGYTAVKFDVDDGGDPNKYDRFNWTASPAEIDRMYNAIAAVREEVGKGIDICVDMHGRYDYITGVKMARMYEDLDLMWLEEPIPADNPNLYQKLTQQTSTPICTGENVYLAYGFVNILKEGGADIIMPDIQKAGGLGEAQRIANLSNLFYVPFSPHMVASFLGAMASCHVCASVPNFQIMEWQIYMDTDQMWQDIVTYDGERTSDGFIKLSEKPGIGVEINEEGMRKYAVKDVPFFE, encoded by the coding sequence ATGACTAAAAGCCTACACCGAAGGTCTTTTCTTTCTAAAGCCGCCTTAGCGGGCCTTACTGGATCGGCCTTTTTTTCCAATTATGGTACAGTGCTCTCTGCAGCAGTGGAAAAAATGCCCAGGCACTCGAATCCTTCTACACTTAAAATCACTGATGTTAAATGCGGATTCGTTAGGGGAGCCTTATATGTTAAAGTCTACACCAATCAGGACATCTTTGGCTGTGGTGAAGCAGTAGACGCCATTCATGGAACCTATCACTTGGTCAAAAGGCTTGGTGGGCAAATCAAAGGAGAAAATCCACTCAACCCTAACCGTCTTGCAGAGCAATTAAGAAAGGGAGCCTTTTTTGGTGGAGCCCAATCTGGGGTATTTGTGGCGGTTCTTACGGCTATAGAAACTGCCCTTTGGGACATTACAGGCAAAGTCTTTGGTGTTCCTGTTTACCAGTTATTAGGAGGTAAGTTTAGAGATAAAATCCGGGTTTATTGTGATACTGCATTGTACACATCCAGAAATCCAAGCCCTCAGGATTATGCACAAGCTGCTAGAGGGGCGGTGGATAGGGGCTATACTGCGGTTAAGTTTGATGTAGATGATGGGGGAGACCCTAATAAGTATGATCGATTCAATTGGACAGCTAGTCCCGCAGAGATAGATCGGATGTACAATGCCATTGCTGCAGTGAGAGAAGAGGTTGGCAAGGGAATCGATATTTGTGTGGACATGCATGGTCGGTATGATTATATAACGGGTGTTAAAATGGCCCGAATGTATGAAGACCTTGATTTAATGTGGTTGGAGGAACCAATACCAGCTGACAACCCTAATCTCTACCAAAAACTCACCCAACAGACCAGTACACCTATTTGCACGGGTGAAAATGTTTACCTGGCTTATGGTTTTGTCAATATACTAAAAGAGGGGGGTGCTGACATTATCATGCCAGATATTCAGAAAGCTGGGGGATTAGGAGAAGCTCAGCGAATCGCAAACCTTTCCAATTTATTTTATGTGCCTTTTAGTCCTCATATGGTGGCCTCCTTTTTAGGAGCCATGGCATCTTGCCATGTATGTGCCTCTGTTCCTAATTTTCAGATTATGGAATGGCAGATTTATATGGATACAGATCAGATGTGGCAGGACATAGTTACTTACGATGGTGAAAGAACTTCTGACGGATTCATTAAACTCTCTGAAAAGCCCGGAATTGGAGTAGAAATCAATGAGGAGGGGATGAGAAAATATGCAGTCAAAGATGTACCTTTTTTTGAATAA
- a CDS encoding RraA family protein — protein MMNKITLACLVCLSTFTLESFAQQISPTPDQIKALTVEWEGERFPDGRPKVSDEYLERLKAISMEEAWGILRNKGYNNQFENDWIILDDNEVMTGRAVTAQYMPFREDVNNMVKKVGKEEGRAQSGGTNSWPIDGLVEGDIYVADSYGKIADGTLIGDNLGIAIYTNSKRGVIFNGAVRDMAGLDKIEGFNLWIKGHDPSYIQEMMLTTINYPIRMGRATVLPGDAVLANKWGVIFIPAHLVADLVINAEFTALRDQFGHLRLQEKKYTAGEIDSRWSEKIKSDFMNWLNSKNDLPMSKAELDAYLKDRNW, from the coding sequence ATGATGAATAAGATTACGCTTGCTTGCCTCGTATGTCTATCGACATTTACGCTAGAGAGTTTTGCCCAACAAATTTCACCTACACCAGATCAAATCAAAGCTTTGACTGTAGAATGGGAGGGAGAAAGATTTCCTGATGGAAGACCAAAAGTTTCTGATGAATACCTTGAAAGACTTAAAGCCATATCCATGGAAGAAGCCTGGGGAATTTTAAGAAACAAAGGTTATAACAATCAGTTTGAAAACGATTGGATAATTTTAGATGACAATGAAGTTATGACTGGTCGGGCAGTTACTGCCCAATATATGCCTTTTAGAGAGGATGTAAATAACATGGTTAAGAAAGTTGGTAAAGAGGAGGGGAGAGCCCAATCCGGAGGTACCAATTCCTGGCCAATCGATGGATTAGTTGAAGGTGATATTTATGTTGCTGATAGCTATGGTAAAATTGCAGATGGAACTTTGATTGGAGACAATCTTGGAATCGCTATATATACCAACTCAAAAAGAGGTGTTATATTTAATGGTGCAGTGAGAGATATGGCTGGTTTGGACAAGATTGAAGGTTTCAATCTTTGGATAAAAGGTCATGATCCGTCCTACATCCAGGAAATGATGTTAACTACTATTAACTATCCAATTAGAATGGGAAGGGCTACTGTATTGCCTGGCGATGCAGTTTTGGCTAATAAATGGGGAGTAATATTTATTCCAGCTCATTTGGTTGCAGATCTTGTGATCAATGCAGAATTCACTGCGCTTAGGGATCAATTTGGTCACCTTAGACTACAGGAGAAAAAATATACTGCCGGAGAAATTGATAGCCGATGGAGTGAAAAAATCAAAAGTGATTTTATGAATTGGCTAAACAGTAAAAATGATCTACCTATGAGTAAGGCTGAACTTGATGCCTACTTGAAGGATAGAAACTGGTAA